In one Vibrio sp. VB16 genomic region, the following are encoded:
- a CDS encoding replication-associated recombination protein A, with protein MSNYNLDFAADEDFRPLAARMRPMTVEQYIGQKHVLGEGKPLRRALEAGHIHSMILWGPPGTGKTTLAEVAANYANAEVERVSAVTSGVKDIRAAIEKARENKLVGHRTILFVDEVHRFNKSQQDAFLPHIEDGTITFIGATTENPSFELNNALLSRARVYKLTSLNQEDILSVIHQAAQDKERGLGQIEANFTDNVSERLAELVNGDARMALNYLELLYDMAEEDEAGIKQITLPLLAEVAGEKVSRFDNKGDIWYDLISAVHKSIRGSNPDAALYWSARMMAAGCDPLYIVRRLLAIASEDIGNADPRAMQIAVSAWDCFTRIGPAEGERAIAQAVVYLACAPKSNAVYSAWKQALSDAHNQPEYEVPHHLRNAPTSLMKDMGYGAEYRYAHDEPNAYAAGENYFPEEMEETRYYFPTNRGLETKIGDKLDYLSSLDEKSLQKRYEK; from the coding sequence TTGAGTAATTACAATCTAGATTTTGCAGCCGATGAAGATTTTCGTCCGCTCGCTGCGCGAATGCGCCCTATGACCGTGGAACAATATATTGGTCAGAAACATGTTCTAGGGGAAGGCAAACCGTTACGTAGAGCTCTGGAAGCTGGTCATATACACTCTATGATTTTATGGGGTCCACCGGGCACCGGTAAAACGACGTTAGCAGAGGTTGCCGCGAACTATGCCAACGCTGAAGTCGAACGTGTTTCAGCGGTTACCTCAGGCGTAAAAGATATTCGTGCTGCTATTGAAAAAGCACGAGAAAACAAACTTGTAGGGCACCGAACTATTTTGTTTGTCGATGAAGTCCATCGATTCAATAAAAGCCAGCAAGATGCTTTTTTACCGCACATTGAAGATGGTACCATCACCTTTATTGGGGCCACGACTGAGAACCCATCGTTTGAACTTAATAACGCCCTGTTATCCAGAGCGAGGGTGTATAAACTCACCTCACTAAATCAAGAAGACATCCTTTCTGTTATTCATCAAGCTGCGCAAGATAAAGAACGTGGTTTAGGTCAAATAGAAGCGAATTTTACCGATAATGTTTCAGAGCGATTAGCCGAATTGGTTAACGGTGATGCTCGAATGGCGCTTAATTACCTTGAACTGCTTTATGACATGGCGGAAGAGGATGAAGCGGGCATCAAGCAAATCACGTTGCCGTTATTGGCTGAAGTTGCTGGAGAGAAGGTGTCTCGTTTCGATAATAAAGGCGATATTTGGTATGACCTTATCTCAGCCGTGCATAAATCGATAAGAGGGTCTAACCCAGATGCGGCACTCTATTGGTCTGCGCGTATGATGGCTGCAGGTTGTGACCCGCTCTATATCGTTAGAAGATTGTTGGCTATCGCATCTGAAGATATTGGTAATGCTGATCCGCGAGCGATGCAGATTGCTGTTTCAGCTTGGGATTGCTTTACCAGAATAGGTCCAGCGGAGGGAGAAAGAGCCATTGCCCAAGCTGTCGTGTATTTGGCCTGTGCACCTAAAAGTAATGCCGTTTATTCTGCGTGGAAGCAGGCATTGTCGGACGCGCATAATCAACCTGAATATGAAGTACCTCACCACTTACGTAACGCGCCCACCAGTTTAATGAAAGATATGGGGTACGGAGCAGAGTACCGATATGCTCATGATGAACCTAATGCTTATGCTGCCGGAGAAAATTATTTTCCAGAAGAAATGGAAGAAACGCGCTATTATTTTCCGACAAATCGCGGCTTAGAAAC
- the lrp gene encoding leucine-responsive transcriptional regulator Lrp, with product MADNYKKPSKELDRIDRNILNELQKDGRISNVELSKRVGLSPTPCLERVRRLERQGYIIGYTALLNPQYLDASLLVFVEITLNRGAPDVFEQFNTAVQKLDDIQECHLVSGDFDYLLKTRVSDMSAYRKLLGDTLLRLPGVNDTRTYVVMEEVKQSNQLVIQTR from the coding sequence ATGGCAGACAACTACAAAAAGCCGTCCAAGGAACTAGATCGCATTGATCGCAATATACTAAATGAATTGCAAAAGGATGGTCGTATATCGAATGTAGAACTGTCTAAGCGAGTAGGTCTTTCACCTACACCGTGCTTGGAGCGTGTTCGTCGATTGGAACGACAAGGGTATATAATTGGTTATACCGCATTACTAAATCCACAATATTTAGATGCGTCTTTACTCGTCTTTGTAGAGATTACATTGAACCGTGGTGCACCAGATGTATTTGAACAGTTTAATACAGCCGTACAAAAGCTAGATGATATCCAAGAATGTCATCTTGTATCTGGTGATTTCGATTATCTTCTTAAAACACGTGTATCCGATATGAGTGCATATCGTAAACTACTCGGGGATACGCTGTTGCGATTGCCTGGTGTGAATGACACTCGTACCTACGTTGTGATGGAAGAAGTCAAACAATCGAACCAGTTAGTCATTCAAACACGATAA
- the cysB gene encoding HTH-type transcriptional regulator CysB, translating into MKLQQLRYIVEVVNHNLNVSATAESLYTSQPGISKQVRLLEDELGIQIFERSGKHLTQVTTAGVDIVRISREILSRVDGIKSVASEHTNPEMGTLNISTTHTQARYALPDVIKGFTARYPKVSLHMHQGTPSQMSEAVAKGTANFAIATEALHLYHDAIMLPCYHWNRSIVVTKDHPLAQKSSLTIEDLAAFSLVTYVFGFTGRSELDTAFDTAGLTPKIVFTATDADVIKTYVRMGIGVGVIASMAIDQIQDTDLVVIDASHIFGSSTTSIGFRRGTFLRAYMFDFMERFAPHLTRPVVEQAISLRNNVEIEEMFKDINLPIR; encoded by the coding sequence ATGAAGTTACAGCAGCTAAGGTATATTGTTGAAGTCGTGAATCACAATCTCAATGTGTCCGCGACAGCAGAAAGTCTTTATACTTCTCAACCCGGTATTAGTAAACAAGTACGTTTGCTGGAAGATGAGCTTGGTATTCAAATATTTGAACGCAGTGGTAAGCACTTAACTCAAGTGACAACGGCTGGTGTCGATATTGTAAGAATTTCAAGAGAAATTCTTTCACGTGTAGATGGTATCAAATCGGTTGCGAGTGAGCACACTAACCCGGAAATGGGTACGTTAAATATTTCAACGACGCATACTCAAGCTCGTTATGCCTTGCCTGATGTTATCAAAGGTTTTACTGCTCGATACCCTAAAGTTTCTTTGCATATGCATCAAGGGACACCTTCACAAATGTCAGAGGCTGTTGCGAAAGGAACAGCCAATTTTGCTATAGCGACAGAAGCCCTGCACCTTTATCATGATGCCATCATGCTGCCTTGTTATCATTGGAATCGATCTATTGTAGTGACAAAAGATCACCCATTAGCACAAAAATCATCGCTGACGATTGAAGATCTGGCTGCTTTTTCACTTGTGACTTATGTCTTTGGTTTCACAGGTCGTTCTGAACTAGACACGGCCTTCGATACAGCAGGTCTAACACCTAAAATTGTCTTTACCGCAACCGATGCTGATGTCATAAAAACTTATGTTAGAATGGGCATTGGTGTAGGTGTTATCGCGAGTATGGCGATTGATCAAATTCAAGATACCGATTTAGTTGTTATCGATGCCAGCCATATCTTTGGGTCTAGTACGACAAGTATTGGTTTTAGGCGTGGGACCTTCTTACGTGCTTACATGTTTGATTTTATGGAGCGTTTTGCACCGCATCTTACTCGCCCAGTCGTTGAACAGGCTATATCACTAAGAAATAATGTCGAAATTGAAGAGATGTTTAAAGATATAAACCTACCAATACGGTAA
- a CDS encoding methyltransferase, whose amino-acid sequence MQSVFLKLEHILQKNQSLWRFEPFHQSIQSQLACSGDYPDLYQWLSALSIEQVRRYKSSTSELMNDVTSVFPQAEELKGLISLSMATKELVSLERGLDSGIPGRKLEQIVSMGSFALAHHKGGEWLEWCSGKGYLGRILASRSTQPVVSFEWQTSLCELGQREAIKKSLPMTFIQGDALSEKARDIVTSNQHVVALHACGDLHVRLIQHASAAGSQAISISPCCYHLIEHEKYQPLSEEGLRSTLNLKKAELRIPLQETVTGGKRVSRHREEEMRYRLGFDLVLKNVLGIDSYVAVPSVKKSMLSEGFEHFCNWAAKEKDINLPVIDFALWENEGEKRFWQMERQSLLQQLFRRALELWLVYDRALFLQQNGYQVSVVEFCEREVTPRNIMIHAVKKEVCLGD is encoded by the coding sequence ATGCAATCCGTTTTTTTAAAGCTCGAACACATACTCCAAAAAAATCAATCCCTGTGGCGATTTGAACCCTTTCATCAGAGTATTCAATCTCAGCTAGCATGTTCTGGTGATTATCCAGATCTATATCAATGGCTATCCGCGCTATCAATAGAACAAGTTCGACGATACAAATCTTCAACCTCTGAGTTAATGAATGATGTCACTTCAGTATTTCCACAAGCGGAAGAACTGAAGGGGCTTATTTCGTTATCGATGGCAACGAAAGAGCTGGTTTCGTTAGAAAGAGGGCTTGATTCTGGCATTCCGGGCCGAAAACTCGAACAGATTGTATCGATGGGGAGCTTTGCTTTAGCACACCACAAAGGGGGCGAGTGGTTAGAATGGTGTTCAGGGAAAGGTTACCTAGGACGAATATTAGCATCACGTTCAACTCAACCTGTGGTCAGTTTTGAATGGCAAACCTCACTTTGTGAATTAGGACAACGGGAGGCAATCAAGAAGTCCCTTCCTATGACATTTATTCAAGGGGATGCTTTATCGGAAAAAGCACGAGACATTGTCACTTCAAATCAACATGTTGTTGCATTGCATGCCTGTGGTGATCTTCATGTCAGATTAATCCAGCACGCTAGTGCAGCAGGCAGCCAAGCTATCTCTATTTCCCCTTGTTGTTATCACCTCATTGAACATGAAAAGTATCAACCACTTTCAGAAGAGGGCTTACGTTCGACACTTAACCTTAAAAAAGCAGAGTTACGCATTCCTTTACAAGAGACAGTGACGGGTGGAAAAAGAGTATCAAGGCATCGAGAAGAAGAGATGCGTTATCGATTAGGGTTTGACCTAGTGTTAAAAAATGTACTTGGCATTGATAGCTATGTTGCCGTCCCAAGCGTCAAAAAATCGATGCTTTCTGAGGGGTTTGAACATTTTTGTAACTGGGCCGCGAAGGAAAAGGACATCAATTTGCCTGTTATCGATTTCGCCCTTTGGGAAAACGAAGGGGAAAAGAGATTTTGGCAAATGGAACGTCAAAGCCTGCTTCAACAACTGTTTCGTCGCGCTTTAGAATTGTGGCTTGTGTATGATCGAGCACTATTTTTACAACAAAATGGTTATCAGGTTTCCGTTGTAGAATTCTGTGAAAGAGAAGTGACACCGCGAAATATTATGATTCATGCGGTAAAAAAAGAGGTGTGCTTAGGCGACTAA
- the lolA gene encoding outer membrane lipoprotein chaperone LolA has product MNKILTLLFLFSFTASASPKDELSERLSKTDGFSASFTQTVISPDNEVVMEGEGKVEIARPSLFRWATVVPDENVLVSDGKTLWYYSPFVEQVSIYWQEQATSQTPFVLLTRNRSSDWENYLVSQKGDRFTLTPTAIDSNQGQFQVDVDSTGVIKGFNVIEQDGQEGQFVFNGYSDKVPNKERFTFVIPDGVEVDDQRN; this is encoded by the coding sequence ATGAATAAGATTTTAACTCTTTTGTTTCTTTTTAGCTTTACCGCTAGTGCTTCTCCTAAGGATGAGCTAAGCGAACGACTTTCTAAAACCGACGGTTTCAGTGCTTCTTTTACTCAAACGGTTATTAGTCCTGACAATGAAGTCGTAATGGAAGGGGAAGGGAAAGTAGAGATTGCGCGTCCAAGTCTTTTTCGTTGGGCAACGGTTGTGCCAGACGAAAACGTGCTGGTATCCGATGGTAAAACACTTTGGTATTACAGCCCGTTTGTAGAACAAGTGAGTATCTATTGGCAAGAGCAGGCGACATCACAAACGCCGTTCGTGCTTCTTACTCGGAATAGATCAAGTGACTGGGAGAACTATTTGGTTTCTCAGAAAGGGGATAGATTTACCCTAACCCCGACAGCCATCGATTCTAATCAAGGTCAATTTCAGGTTGATGTGGATAGTACGGGTGTCATTAAAGGGTTTAATGTCATCGAACAAGATGGCCAAGAAGGTCAGTTTGTTTTCAATGGCTACAGCGATAAGGTTCCAAATAAGGAACGATTCACCTTCGTTATCCCCGATGGCGTTGAAGTGGATGATCAAAGAAACTGA
- the ald gene encoding alanine dehydrogenase gives MIIGVPKEIKNHEYRVGMIPANVRELISHGHQVYIETNAGSGIDFSDDDYIAVGASILPTASDVFAKAEMIVKVKEPQSVERAMLREGQILFTYLHLAPDFTQTKELIKSKAVCIAYETVTDYMGRLPLLAPMSEVAGRMSIQAGAQTLEKSNGGRGLLLGGVPGVEPAKVVIIGGGVVGSNAARMAVGMRADVTILDRSLDTLRQLDEEFQGRAKVVYSTVDALEKHILEADLVVGAVLIPGAAAPKLVTKEHIFNMKPGSAIVDVAIDQGGCFETSHATTHADPTYVVDDVVHYCVANMPGAVARTSTFALNNATLPYILKLADKGYKEALLGDEGFLDGLNVIHGKVTCKEVAESFELEYVEAKTAIAMFN, from the coding sequence ATGATTATCGGCGTACCGAAGGAAATCAAAAACCACGAGTATCGTGTGGGCATGATCCCAGCAAATGTGAGAGAACTTATTTCACATGGTCATCAGGTGTACATTGAAACCAATGCTGGTTCGGGTATCGATTTTTCAGACGATGATTACATCGCTGTAGGCGCATCCATTCTTCCTACTGCTTCTGACGTATTCGCTAAAGCAGAAATGATTGTAAAGGTAAAAGAACCTCAATCTGTAGAGCGTGCAATGCTCCGTGAAGGGCAAATATTATTCACTTATTTACACCTTGCACCAGATTTTACACAGACAAAAGAGCTTATCAAGAGCAAAGCTGTCTGTATAGCCTATGAGACTGTAACAGATTATATGGGTCGTCTGCCACTATTAGCACCGATGTCTGAAGTTGCAGGACGAATGTCTATTCAAGCTGGCGCACAAACTTTAGAGAAATCGAATGGTGGGCGCGGCCTTCTACTTGGAGGGGTTCCAGGTGTTGAACCCGCTAAAGTCGTTATAATTGGTGGTGGCGTTGTAGGATCTAATGCAGCAAGAATGGCCGTTGGTATGCGCGCAGATGTGACTATCTTGGACAGGAGTCTCGATACCTTGCGTCAATTAGACGAAGAATTCCAAGGCAGAGCAAAAGTGGTTTATTCTACAGTGGACGCCTTAGAGAAGCATATTCTGGAAGCTGATCTTGTGGTAGGTGCAGTACTTATACCGGGTGCAGCGGCACCTAAACTCGTCACTAAAGAACATATTTTCAACATGAAACCTGGTTCTGCTATCGTTGATGTCGCCATTGACCAAGGTGGCTGTTTTGAAACCTCGCACGCAACCACTCACGCAGACCCTACCTATGTCGTTGACGATGTGGTCCATTACTGTGTAGCAAATATGCCGGGAGCGGTGGCAAGAACCTCTACTTTTGCACTGAACAACGCCACTCTACCTTATATCCTAAAATTAGCAGACAAAGGCTACAAAGAAGCTTTACTTGGTGATGAAGGGTTCTTAGACGGGCTTAATGTTATCCATGGCAAAGTTACATGTAAAGAAGTTGCTGAGAGCTTTGAACTTGAATATGTAGAAGCAAAAACAGCGATAGCGATGTTTAATTAA
- a CDS encoding DNA translocase FtsK 4TM domain-containing protein, producing the protein MFKEQKNKVQTIIKTGDESDQRRLSGFQRLRECCFILGSLIAIFLAISLYSFSPADPSWSQTSWGGEVNNASGILGAWIADTLFFAFGSLAYCVPIVIAAFTWGLFRRREDDDSIDLMLWGTRILGLSLVILTSCGLADINFDDIWYFSSGGVIGDVLTSLSLPILNLLGTTIVFLFLWGAGLTLLTGISWLSIVEWLGSRFIGALTWVLNTLRGSPKETLQSVNNDQVEETTSEEELAIDTPFEHRLESDNEQDNPQRRYNIHIPKENQEASVSRTNEEASDVERSQQLYSTIEQLEQDAQQHNDMPIVTQNINLRDDEFTSHRMEITNRVEPSESDIEHVVNEAEKNEPSISREALDHLIDDEFAEKSRVSEVLEIDDNSEQDRVQTTIGEESNTVEETRTDIQGNVVEEEQGDEDVKAFQDLVSEAQQNMAAEQNPFLVQKQANLPVPTAPLPTLELLYHPEKRENHIDRAALEEIARLVESKLDDYKIKARVVDIFPGPVITRFELDLAPGVKVSRISSLSMDLARSLSAMAVRVVEVIPGKPYVGLELPNITRQTVYFSDVVNSKIFQESTSPTTVVMGQDIAGEAVIADIAKMPHVLVAGTTGSGKSVGVNVMILSMLYKAKPEDLRFIMIDPKMLELSIYEGIPHLLSEVVTDMKDAANALRWCVGEMERRYKLMSALGVRNIKGFNEKLKMAADAGHPIHDPLWKAGDSMDQVAPLLEKLPYIVVVVDEFADLIMVVGKKVEELIARLAQKARAAGVHLILATQRPSVDVITGLIKANIPTRVAFTVSTKTDSRTILDQGGAESLLGMGDMLYLPPGSSHTTRVHGAFASDDDVHAVVNDWKARGQPNYIDEIVNGQQTADTLLPGENMDSDEDVDPLFDQVVEHVVQSRRGSVSGVQRRFKIGYNRAARIIEQLEAQGIVSSPGHNGNREVLAPAPVKE; encoded by the coding sequence ATGTTCAAAGAACAAAAAAACAAAGTACAAACTATTATCAAAACCGGGGATGAAAGCGACCAACGCCGTCTTAGTGGTTTTCAGCGTCTTAGAGAATGCTGTTTTATCCTTGGTTCTCTCATTGCTATATTTCTCGCTATTTCCCTCTATAGCTTCAGTCCTGCCGATCCGTCGTGGTCTCAAACCTCGTGGGGCGGTGAGGTCAATAATGCCTCCGGTATATTAGGTGCATGGATAGCCGATACTTTGTTTTTTGCATTTGGTTCATTGGCATACTGTGTGCCTATTGTCATCGCGGCATTTACATGGGGTTTGTTTAGAAGACGGGAAGATGACGATTCAATTGATTTGATGCTCTGGGGAACAAGAATTCTTGGCCTTAGTCTCGTTATCCTTACGAGCTGTGGGTTAGCCGATATAAACTTCGATGATATTTGGTACTTCTCATCGGGTGGTGTCATTGGTGATGTGCTGACAAGCTTGTCTCTACCGATACTCAATCTCCTTGGCACCACCATTGTATTCCTGTTTTTGTGGGGCGCGGGTCTTACACTATTAACCGGAATATCTTGGCTATCAATTGTCGAGTGGTTAGGTTCGCGCTTTATAGGTGCTTTGACATGGGTTCTAAATACACTTCGTGGTTCACCAAAAGAGACACTGCAATCTGTCAATAATGATCAGGTAGAAGAAACGACCAGTGAAGAAGAACTGGCCATTGATACGCCATTTGAACATCGTCTTGAATCCGATAATGAGCAAGATAATCCACAACGTCGATATAACATCCATATTCCTAAAGAAAACCAAGAAGCATCTGTATCTCGTACAAATGAAGAGGCGTCAGACGTAGAACGCTCGCAGCAACTGTATTCAACGATTGAACAGTTAGAACAGGATGCACAGCAGCATAATGATATGCCTATAGTGACTCAAAATATTAATCTAAGAGATGATGAATTTACGTCTCATAGAATGGAGATAACAAATAGGGTAGAGCCATCGGAATCAGATATTGAACACGTTGTTAATGAGGCAGAAAAAAACGAGCCGTCGATATCAAGAGAAGCGCTTGACCATCTCATCGATGATGAATTTGCTGAAAAGAGCCGTGTTTCCGAGGTGTTGGAAATCGATGACAACAGTGAACAAGATCGGGTACAAACAACGATTGGTGAAGAAAGCAATACCGTTGAAGAAACTCGGACGGATATTCAAGGCAACGTAGTCGAAGAAGAACAAGGTGACGAAGACGTGAAAGCGTTCCAAGATCTGGTTTCAGAGGCGCAGCAGAATATGGCGGCAGAGCAAAATCCTTTCTTGGTTCAAAAACAAGCCAATCTGCCTGTACCAACCGCGCCTTTGCCTACATTAGAGTTACTTTATCATCCAGAGAAGCGTGAGAATCACATAGATAGAGCCGCGCTCGAAGAGATTGCGCGATTAGTTGAATCAAAACTTGATGATTACAAAATCAAGGCGAGAGTAGTCGATATTTTCCCAGGACCGGTTATCACACGCTTTGAATTGGATTTGGCTCCAGGGGTGAAAGTGAGCCGAATCTCTAGCCTTTCTATGGATCTGGCTCGTTCGCTCTCTGCGATGGCCGTAAGGGTCGTCGAGGTTATTCCGGGTAAACCCTATGTGGGATTAGAACTACCAAATATTACCCGCCAGACGGTGTATTTTTCGGATGTTGTAAACAGCAAGATTTTCCAAGAATCTACGTCACCAACAACCGTCGTTATGGGACAAGATATCGCTGGCGAAGCCGTCATTGCTGATATTGCCAAAATGCCTCATGTACTCGTCGCAGGTACTACGGGATCTGGTAAATCAGTTGGCGTGAACGTCATGATTCTGAGTATGCTTTACAAGGCTAAGCCAGAAGACCTTCGTTTTATTATGATCGATCCTAAAATGCTGGAGCTTTCTATATATGAAGGTATTCCTCATCTTCTTTCAGAAGTGGTTACTGACATGAAAGATGCCGCTAATGCATTGCGTTGGTGTGTTGGTGAAATGGAACGTCGATATAAACTGATGTCCGCTTTGGGTGTACGTAATATAAAAGGCTTCAATGAAAAACTGAAAATGGCTGCCGACGCAGGGCATCCAATTCATGATCCGTTATGGAAAGCCGGTGACAGTATGGATCAAGTGGCGCCACTGCTTGAGAAACTGCCGTATATTGTGGTGGTGGTGGATGAGTTTGCCGACCTAATTATGGTCGTGGGTAAAAAGGTAGAAGAATTGATAGCCCGATTAGCACAGAAAGCTCGTGCGGCCGGTGTCCACCTCATTCTCGCGACGCAACGGCCATCTGTGGATGTAATTACGGGTCTTATCAAAGCAAACATCCCAACTCGTGTTGCTTTCACCGTATCAACCAAAACAGATTCAAGAACCATTCTCGATCAAGGCGGCGCAGAGTCACTGCTCGGCATGGGTGACATGCTCTACTTGCCTCCGGGCTCTAGTCATACAACTCGTGTGCATGGTGCTTTCGCTTCAGATGATGATGTTCACGCCGTGGTAAACGATTGGAAGGCTCGTGGACAACCAAACTACATTGACGAAATTGTTAATGGTCAGCAGACGGCAGATACCTTACTTCCCGGTGAGAATATGGACAGTGATGAGGATGTCGATCCTCTATTTGATCAGGTTGTTGAGCACGTAGTCCAAAGCCGTCGTGGTTCCGTTTCGGGTGTCCAGCGTAGGTTTAAAATTGGCTACAACCGAGCGGCTCGAATTATCGAACAACTTGAAGCGCAGGGTATCGTTAGTTCTCCCGGACACAATGGTAATCGAGAAGTGTTGGCACCCGCGCCAGTTAAAGAATAG
- a CDS encoding DNA repair protein gives MNIGLIVILVAILLIMVIGYNVMLQYNAKIESSRKVESSRYLAIIDATEDLIGNAHHLPYSQDLLICLNSRILDALENMFMLDPKNKQLAQRIENIKHQIQALRNNYTSGESTNFKVPSSDKQAIVMLKLVKRLKDTIRSEHNKGRFNTQGYVAENSRLETIQLRINIENVIKRANEAVVRGQTGTARQLLNKAIDILMSKNDAYSTKAREKLQGMLNELDKNKKSQNANLVAQEEKERDSDMEALFGEKKKW, from the coding sequence ATGAATATTGGTCTAATTGTTATCCTCGTTGCAATATTGCTGATTATGGTCATCGGCTATAACGTTATGTTGCAATATAATGCAAAGATTGAGTCCTCTCGAAAGGTCGAATCATCGCGCTATCTCGCGATTATTGATGCCACCGAAGATCTTATCGGTAATGCTCATCATCTACCCTATAGCCAAGACTTATTGATCTGCCTAAACAGTCGAATTTTGGATGCATTAGAAAACATGTTTATGCTTGATCCAAAAAACAAGCAACTCGCTCAACGTATCGAGAATATTAAGCATCAAATTCAAGCATTGAGAAACAACTACACGAGTGGAGAGAGTACAAACTTCAAGGTTCCTAGTAGTGATAAACAAGCAATCGTCATGTTAAAGCTTGTTAAACGCCTAAAAGATACTATTCGAAGCGAACACAATAAAGGTCGCTTCAATACTCAAGGTTACGTCGCTGAAAACTCTCGATTGGAGACGATTCAACTGCGGATAAACATTGAGAATGTCATTAAGCGAGCCAATGAGGCCGTTGTTCGCGGCCAGACAGGAACCGCAAGACAACTACTCAACAAAGCTATCGATATTTTGATGTCTAAGAACGACGCATACTCTACTAAGGCACGCGAAAAGTTACAGGGTATGTTGAATGAGTTAGATAAAAACAAAAAAAGTCAGAATGCAAACCTTGTTGCTCAAGAAGAAAAAGAACGCGACAGCGATATGGAAGCTTTATTTGGCGAAAAGAAAAAGTGGTAA